A genomic region of Venturia canescens isolate UGA chromosome 7, ASM1945775v1, whole genome shotgun sequence contains the following coding sequences:
- the AGO3 gene encoding piwi-like protein Ago3 isoform X1, with protein MESPCFFAHQKSETCATMDGASNPGIGRGRGSLLLDMVKKKQAAVGSTDDSSEQSAGPLTSPEQPTRIESAPSVTSSGMGSSICFGRGNLLQFAQKSQSPQPSQTPSPLPLSSGRGSLLSFAQKFSSDSGGLNSPSSVGESVHAVPKLTTSGDGAGVLGPLSQLTMDDRSQGTTDSEPISRQGETGKRVEMTANYIDLKVEHGKGLFRYEVKFSPEIDSVSLRRKLLNQHAETFGNTRTFDGALLYLPSKLPQSQTVYKSLHPADGSSVNVTLIYQAQMKLSDSIHFFNNLLGRVMRALSLVRIGRDNYNPRCAHAVPQHKMELWPGYVTAIDEYEGGLKLNINASHRVMRTDTVRDLLGEIQKNTRSDFRAAVTAEILGLTVLTRYNNRTYRIDDIDWDKNPLFSFDRKGEKVVVQDYYKSHWNIEIKDLHQPLLVNRRKEKTSTGETKEVVSLLIPELCYLSGLTDKLRSDFRVMRDLASVTQVGPEARRNVILRFVQDVKNTPVANDILEGWGLRMAENTTRFEGRVLPPEILTFGQERTFKSEKADWGGAVVKNPMLRTPHMRCWCILATDRDARTAGEFVSMLRRVGRNMTMEITEPIYIKLQNDRVETYLSEIRKVINPNLEMVVAVCPTNRNDRYAAIKKLCCVEAPVRSQVIVTKTISRSDKLKSVSEKIALQLNCKLGGALWALEIPFKNCMICGVDVYHAGPGEKSKGSVAAFVASTDKSLTSWYSRICLQRPNQELVDLLKICLVAAIKAYSKINGCNPQRIFIYRDGVGDGQLDIVANYEVKQLLDAFTSIDSTYQPKLTFIVVQKRINTRLLAVVRGRMENPSPGTIVDSMVTRRNWYDFFLVPQTSHQGTVSPTHYIVIYDAAEMKADYIQRLSFKLCHLYYNWPGTVRVPAPCQYAHKLAYLVGQSIGTQPSDSLANSLYYL; from the exons ATGGAAAGCCCCTGTTTCTTCGCTCATCAGAAATCTGAGACCTGCGCT ACCATGGACGGTGCATCGAACCCTGGTATCGGACGCGGCCGCGGCTCCCTACTTTTGGACATggtgaaaaagaaacaagCAGCTGTTGGATCCACAGATGATAGTTCAGAACAGTCTGCAGGACCTTTAACTTCTCCAGAACAGCCTACGAGAATAGAATCCGCTCCATCTGTGACCAGTAGCGGCATGGGAAGCAGCATCTGTTTTGGGAGAGGTAACTTGTTGCAATTTGCTCAAAAATCTCAGAGTCCGCAACCTTCGCAGACACCTTCGCCTCTACCCCTGAGCTCGGGTCGGGGATCATTGCTGAGCTTTGCACAAAAATTCTC tAGCGATTCAGGGGGTTTAAACAGTCCGTCATCTGTTGGCGAATCTGTTCACGCTGTGCCAAAACTTACTACATCTGGTGATGGTGCTGGTGTCTTGGGACCATTGTCCCAACTCACAATGGATGACAGATCACAGGGTACAACTGATTCCGAACCTATCTCTCGGCAAGGCGAAACTGGCAAAAG AGTCGAAATGACAGCAAACTATATAGACTTGAAGGTAGAACATGGCAAAGGACTATTTCGGTACGAAGTCAAGTTTTCCCCTGAAATTGACTCTGTTTCTCTTCGTCGTAAACTGCTCAACCAGCATGCCGAGACGTTTGGGAACACCAGAACTTTTGATGGTGCACTTCTCTACTTGCCCTCTAAACTTCCACAATCG cAAACGGTGTACAAATCATTGCACCCCGCGGATGGTTCGAGCGTCAACGTAACTCTTATTTATCAAGCGCAAATGAAGTTGTCAGATAGTATccactttttcaataatttattggGGAGAGTAATGAGAGCGTTGAGTTTAGTCCGGATTGGTCGAGACAATTATAATCCTCGTTGTGCACATGCCGTGCCGCAACACAAGATGGAATTATGGCCAGGATACGTAACCGCCATAGATGAATACGAGGGTGGATTAAAGTTGAACATCAACGCGTCTCATAGAGTTATGAGAACAGACACCGTGAGAGACCTGTTAGGGGAGATTCAGAAAAATACTCGTTCTGATTTTCGTGCCGCGGTTACCGCAGAAATTCTCGGTTTGACCGTATTGACGCGTTACAACAACCGCACTTATCGTATAGACGATATAGATTGGGATAAAAATCcattattttcgttcgatcgGAAAGGCGAGAAAGTCGTTGTGCAGGATTATTACAAAAGCCATTGGAACATCGAAATAAAAGATTTGCATCAACCTTTGCTGGTGAATCGTcgcaaagaaaaaacatcgacCGGCGAAACGAAAGAAGTTGTCTCGCTGTTGATCCCTGAGCTTTGTTACCTGTCAGGATTGACCGACAAATTACGTTCTGATTTTCGAGTCATGCGCGACCTGGCGTCCGTCACTCAGGTTGGGCCTGAAGCACGTCGGAACGTCATTCTACGCTTTGTTCAAGATGTTAAAAACACTCCCGTAGCGAATGACATTTTGGAAGGATGGGGTCTGAGAATGGCCGAAAATACGACACGATTTGAGGGACGTGTTTTGCCCCCGGAAATTTTGACCTTCGGCCAAGAGAGAACATTCAAAAGTGAAAAAGCTGACTGGGGTGGAGCTGTTGTTAAAAATCCTATGCTTCGCACTCCGCACATGCGATGCTGGTGTATACTGGCCACAGATCGAGATGCTCGAACCGCTGGTGAATTCGTTTCTATGCTTCGACGTGTTGGACGCAACATGACCATGGAAATCACCGAACCGATTTATATTAAACTACAGAACGATCGGGTTGAAACTTATCTTTCCGAGATACGCAAAGTTATTAATCCAAACCTTGAAATGGTCGTAGCGGTTTGTCCGACCAACAGAAATGATCGTTACGCTGCAATCAAAAA GCTCTGCTGTGTCGAAGCTCCCGTACGATCGCAAGTGATAGTTAcgaaaactatttcacgaagtgACAAGTTGAAAAGCGTTTCGGAAAAAATAGCTCTACAGCTAAACTGCAAACTGGGTGGGGCACTCTGGGCCCTTGAAATTCCTTTC AAAAACTGTATGATTTGCGGCGTTGACGTTTACCACGCTGGGCCTGGAGAAAAATCCAAGGGAAGTGTCGCTGCCTTTGTCGCGAGTACCGACAAATCGTTGACGTCGTGGTACAGCCGAATTTGCCTTCAACGCCCTAATCAGGAATTGGTTGACTTGCTCAAAATATGTCTTGTCGCCGCTATCAAAGCATATAGTAAG ATCAATGGGTGCAATCCGCAAAGGATATTTATTTATCGAGATGGAGTCGGCGATGGGCAGCTCGACATTGTGGCAAATTACGAGGTTAAACAACTATTGGATGCTTTCACGTCTATTGATTCAACGTATCAGCCAAAACTCACTTTCATTGTTGTGCAGAAACGTATCAACACTCGCCTATTGGCTGTTGTA cgcGGCAGAATGGAAAATCCATCACCGGGGACGATAGTTGACAGTATGGTAACTCGTCGTAATTGGTACGATTTTTTCTTGGTCCCGCAAACGTCGCATCAGGGAACGGTATCACCAACCCATTACATCGTGATTTATGATGCGGCGGAGATGAAAGCCGATTACATCCAGCGTCTTTCGTTTAAACTGTGCCATTTGTATTACAATTGGCCAGGAACTGTAAGAGTTCCGGCTCCGTGCCAGTACGCACATAAACTTGCGTACCTAGTGGGTCAGAGTATTGGAACGCAGCCTTCCGACAGTCTAGCAAATTCTCTTTACTATCTTTAA
- the AGO3 gene encoding piwi-like protein Ago3 isoform X3, whose translation MDGASNPGIGRGRGSLLLDMVKKKQAAVGSTDDSSEQSAGPLTSPEQPTRIESAPSVTSSGMGSSICFGRGNLLQFAQKSQSPQPSQTPSPLPLSSGRGSLLSFAQKFSSDSGGLNSPSSVGESVHAVPKLTTSGDGAGVLGPLSQLTMDDRSQGTTDSEPISRQGETGKRVEMTANYIDLKVEHGKGLFRYEVKFSPEIDSVSLRRKLLNQHAETFGNTRTFDGALLYLPSKLPQSQTVYKSLHPADGSSVNVTLIYQAQMKLSDSIHFFNNLLGRVMRALSLVRIGRDNYNPRCAHAVPQHKMELWPGYVTAIDEYEGGLKLNINASHRVMRTDTVRDLLGEIQKNTRSDFRAAVTAEILGLTVLTRYNNRTYRIDDIDWDKNPLFSFDRKGEKVVVQDYYKSHWNIEIKDLHQPLLVNRRKEKTSTGETKEVVSLLIPELCYLSGLTDKLRSDFRVMRDLASVTQVGPEARRNVILRFVQDVKNTPVANDILEGWGLRMAENTTRFEGRVLPPEILTFGQERTFKSEKADWGGAVVKNPMLRTPHMRCWCILATDRDARTAGEFVSMLRRVGRNMTMEITEPIYIKLQNDRVETYLSEIRKVINPNLEMVVAVCPTNRNDRYAAIKKLCCVEAPVRSQVIVTKTISRSDKLKSVSEKIALQLNCKLGGALWALEIPFKNCMICGVDVYHAGPGEKSKGSVAAFVASTDKSLTSWYSRICLQRPNQELVDLLKICLVAAIKAYSKINGCNPQRIFIYRDGVGDGQLDIVANYEVKQLLDAFTSIDSTYQPKLTFIVVQKRINTRLLAVVRGRMENPSPGTIVDSMVTRRNWYDFFLVPQTSHQGTVSPTHYIVIYDAAEMKADYIQRLSFKLCHLYYNWPGTVRVPAPCQYAHKLAYLVGQSIGTQPSDSLANSLYYL comes from the exons ATGGACGGTGCATCGAACCCTGGTATCGGACGCGGCCGCGGCTCCCTACTTTTGGACATggtgaaaaagaaacaagCAGCTGTTGGATCCACAGATGATAGTTCAGAACAGTCTGCAGGACCTTTAACTTCTCCAGAACAGCCTACGAGAATAGAATCCGCTCCATCTGTGACCAGTAGCGGCATGGGAAGCAGCATCTGTTTTGGGAGAGGTAACTTGTTGCAATTTGCTCAAAAATCTCAGAGTCCGCAACCTTCGCAGACACCTTCGCCTCTACCCCTGAGCTCGGGTCGGGGATCATTGCTGAGCTTTGCACAAAAATTCTC tAGCGATTCAGGGGGTTTAAACAGTCCGTCATCTGTTGGCGAATCTGTTCACGCTGTGCCAAAACTTACTACATCTGGTGATGGTGCTGGTGTCTTGGGACCATTGTCCCAACTCACAATGGATGACAGATCACAGGGTACAACTGATTCCGAACCTATCTCTCGGCAAGGCGAAACTGGCAAAAG AGTCGAAATGACAGCAAACTATATAGACTTGAAGGTAGAACATGGCAAAGGACTATTTCGGTACGAAGTCAAGTTTTCCCCTGAAATTGACTCTGTTTCTCTTCGTCGTAAACTGCTCAACCAGCATGCCGAGACGTTTGGGAACACCAGAACTTTTGATGGTGCACTTCTCTACTTGCCCTCTAAACTTCCACAATCG cAAACGGTGTACAAATCATTGCACCCCGCGGATGGTTCGAGCGTCAACGTAACTCTTATTTATCAAGCGCAAATGAAGTTGTCAGATAGTATccactttttcaataatttattggGGAGAGTAATGAGAGCGTTGAGTTTAGTCCGGATTGGTCGAGACAATTATAATCCTCGTTGTGCACATGCCGTGCCGCAACACAAGATGGAATTATGGCCAGGATACGTAACCGCCATAGATGAATACGAGGGTGGATTAAAGTTGAACATCAACGCGTCTCATAGAGTTATGAGAACAGACACCGTGAGAGACCTGTTAGGGGAGATTCAGAAAAATACTCGTTCTGATTTTCGTGCCGCGGTTACCGCAGAAATTCTCGGTTTGACCGTATTGACGCGTTACAACAACCGCACTTATCGTATAGACGATATAGATTGGGATAAAAATCcattattttcgttcgatcgGAAAGGCGAGAAAGTCGTTGTGCAGGATTATTACAAAAGCCATTGGAACATCGAAATAAAAGATTTGCATCAACCTTTGCTGGTGAATCGTcgcaaagaaaaaacatcgacCGGCGAAACGAAAGAAGTTGTCTCGCTGTTGATCCCTGAGCTTTGTTACCTGTCAGGATTGACCGACAAATTACGTTCTGATTTTCGAGTCATGCGCGACCTGGCGTCCGTCACTCAGGTTGGGCCTGAAGCACGTCGGAACGTCATTCTACGCTTTGTTCAAGATGTTAAAAACACTCCCGTAGCGAATGACATTTTGGAAGGATGGGGTCTGAGAATGGCCGAAAATACGACACGATTTGAGGGACGTGTTTTGCCCCCGGAAATTTTGACCTTCGGCCAAGAGAGAACATTCAAAAGTGAAAAAGCTGACTGGGGTGGAGCTGTTGTTAAAAATCCTATGCTTCGCACTCCGCACATGCGATGCTGGTGTATACTGGCCACAGATCGAGATGCTCGAACCGCTGGTGAATTCGTTTCTATGCTTCGACGTGTTGGACGCAACATGACCATGGAAATCACCGAACCGATTTATATTAAACTACAGAACGATCGGGTTGAAACTTATCTTTCCGAGATACGCAAAGTTATTAATCCAAACCTTGAAATGGTCGTAGCGGTTTGTCCGACCAACAGAAATGATCGTTACGCTGCAATCAAAAA GCTCTGCTGTGTCGAAGCTCCCGTACGATCGCAAGTGATAGTTAcgaaaactatttcacgaagtgACAAGTTGAAAAGCGTTTCGGAAAAAATAGCTCTACAGCTAAACTGCAAACTGGGTGGGGCACTCTGGGCCCTTGAAATTCCTTTC AAAAACTGTATGATTTGCGGCGTTGACGTTTACCACGCTGGGCCTGGAGAAAAATCCAAGGGAAGTGTCGCTGCCTTTGTCGCGAGTACCGACAAATCGTTGACGTCGTGGTACAGCCGAATTTGCCTTCAACGCCCTAATCAGGAATTGGTTGACTTGCTCAAAATATGTCTTGTCGCCGCTATCAAAGCATATAGTAAG ATCAATGGGTGCAATCCGCAAAGGATATTTATTTATCGAGATGGAGTCGGCGATGGGCAGCTCGACATTGTGGCAAATTACGAGGTTAAACAACTATTGGATGCTTTCACGTCTATTGATTCAACGTATCAGCCAAAACTCACTTTCATTGTTGTGCAGAAACGTATCAACACTCGCCTATTGGCTGTTGTA cgcGGCAGAATGGAAAATCCATCACCGGGGACGATAGTTGACAGTATGGTAACTCGTCGTAATTGGTACGATTTTTTCTTGGTCCCGCAAACGTCGCATCAGGGAACGGTATCACCAACCCATTACATCGTGATTTATGATGCGGCGGAGATGAAAGCCGATTACATCCAGCGTCTTTCGTTTAAACTGTGCCATTTGTATTACAATTGGCCAGGAACTGTAAGAGTTCCGGCTCCGTGCCAGTACGCACATAAACTTGCGTACCTAGTGGGTCAGAGTATTGGAACGCAGCCTTCCGACAGTCTAGCAAATTCTCTTTACTATCTTTAA
- the AGO3 gene encoding piwi-like protein Ago3 isoform X2 produces the protein MESPCFFAHQKSETCATMDGASNPGIGRGRGSLLLDMVKKKQAAVGSTDDSSEQSAGPLTSPEQPTRIESAPSVTSSGMGSSICFGRGNLLQFAQKSQSPQPSQTPSPLPLSSGRGSLLSFAQKFSDSGGLNSPSSVGESVHAVPKLTTSGDGAGVLGPLSQLTMDDRSQGTTDSEPISRQGETGKRVEMTANYIDLKVEHGKGLFRYEVKFSPEIDSVSLRRKLLNQHAETFGNTRTFDGALLYLPSKLPQSQTVYKSLHPADGSSVNVTLIYQAQMKLSDSIHFFNNLLGRVMRALSLVRIGRDNYNPRCAHAVPQHKMELWPGYVTAIDEYEGGLKLNINASHRVMRTDTVRDLLGEIQKNTRSDFRAAVTAEILGLTVLTRYNNRTYRIDDIDWDKNPLFSFDRKGEKVVVQDYYKSHWNIEIKDLHQPLLVNRRKEKTSTGETKEVVSLLIPELCYLSGLTDKLRSDFRVMRDLASVTQVGPEARRNVILRFVQDVKNTPVANDILEGWGLRMAENTTRFEGRVLPPEILTFGQERTFKSEKADWGGAVVKNPMLRTPHMRCWCILATDRDARTAGEFVSMLRRVGRNMTMEITEPIYIKLQNDRVETYLSEIRKVINPNLEMVVAVCPTNRNDRYAAIKKLCCVEAPVRSQVIVTKTISRSDKLKSVSEKIALQLNCKLGGALWALEIPFKNCMICGVDVYHAGPGEKSKGSVAAFVASTDKSLTSWYSRICLQRPNQELVDLLKICLVAAIKAYSKINGCNPQRIFIYRDGVGDGQLDIVANYEVKQLLDAFTSIDSTYQPKLTFIVVQKRINTRLLAVVRGRMENPSPGTIVDSMVTRRNWYDFFLVPQTSHQGTVSPTHYIVIYDAAEMKADYIQRLSFKLCHLYYNWPGTVRVPAPCQYAHKLAYLVGQSIGTQPSDSLANSLYYL, from the exons ATGGAAAGCCCCTGTTTCTTCGCTCATCAGAAATCTGAGACCTGCGCT ACCATGGACGGTGCATCGAACCCTGGTATCGGACGCGGCCGCGGCTCCCTACTTTTGGACATggtgaaaaagaaacaagCAGCTGTTGGATCCACAGATGATAGTTCAGAACAGTCTGCAGGACCTTTAACTTCTCCAGAACAGCCTACGAGAATAGAATCCGCTCCATCTGTGACCAGTAGCGGCATGGGAAGCAGCATCTGTTTTGGGAGAGGTAACTTGTTGCAATTTGCTCAAAAATCTCAGAGTCCGCAACCTTCGCAGACACCTTCGCCTCTACCCCTGAGCTCGGGTCGGGGATCATTGCTGAGCTTTGCACAAAAATTCTC CGATTCAGGGGGTTTAAACAGTCCGTCATCTGTTGGCGAATCTGTTCACGCTGTGCCAAAACTTACTACATCTGGTGATGGTGCTGGTGTCTTGGGACCATTGTCCCAACTCACAATGGATGACAGATCACAGGGTACAACTGATTCCGAACCTATCTCTCGGCAAGGCGAAACTGGCAAAAG AGTCGAAATGACAGCAAACTATATAGACTTGAAGGTAGAACATGGCAAAGGACTATTTCGGTACGAAGTCAAGTTTTCCCCTGAAATTGACTCTGTTTCTCTTCGTCGTAAACTGCTCAACCAGCATGCCGAGACGTTTGGGAACACCAGAACTTTTGATGGTGCACTTCTCTACTTGCCCTCTAAACTTCCACAATCG cAAACGGTGTACAAATCATTGCACCCCGCGGATGGTTCGAGCGTCAACGTAACTCTTATTTATCAAGCGCAAATGAAGTTGTCAGATAGTATccactttttcaataatttattggGGAGAGTAATGAGAGCGTTGAGTTTAGTCCGGATTGGTCGAGACAATTATAATCCTCGTTGTGCACATGCCGTGCCGCAACACAAGATGGAATTATGGCCAGGATACGTAACCGCCATAGATGAATACGAGGGTGGATTAAAGTTGAACATCAACGCGTCTCATAGAGTTATGAGAACAGACACCGTGAGAGACCTGTTAGGGGAGATTCAGAAAAATACTCGTTCTGATTTTCGTGCCGCGGTTACCGCAGAAATTCTCGGTTTGACCGTATTGACGCGTTACAACAACCGCACTTATCGTATAGACGATATAGATTGGGATAAAAATCcattattttcgttcgatcgGAAAGGCGAGAAAGTCGTTGTGCAGGATTATTACAAAAGCCATTGGAACATCGAAATAAAAGATTTGCATCAACCTTTGCTGGTGAATCGTcgcaaagaaaaaacatcgacCGGCGAAACGAAAGAAGTTGTCTCGCTGTTGATCCCTGAGCTTTGTTACCTGTCAGGATTGACCGACAAATTACGTTCTGATTTTCGAGTCATGCGCGACCTGGCGTCCGTCACTCAGGTTGGGCCTGAAGCACGTCGGAACGTCATTCTACGCTTTGTTCAAGATGTTAAAAACACTCCCGTAGCGAATGACATTTTGGAAGGATGGGGTCTGAGAATGGCCGAAAATACGACACGATTTGAGGGACGTGTTTTGCCCCCGGAAATTTTGACCTTCGGCCAAGAGAGAACATTCAAAAGTGAAAAAGCTGACTGGGGTGGAGCTGTTGTTAAAAATCCTATGCTTCGCACTCCGCACATGCGATGCTGGTGTATACTGGCCACAGATCGAGATGCTCGAACCGCTGGTGAATTCGTTTCTATGCTTCGACGTGTTGGACGCAACATGACCATGGAAATCACCGAACCGATTTATATTAAACTACAGAACGATCGGGTTGAAACTTATCTTTCCGAGATACGCAAAGTTATTAATCCAAACCTTGAAATGGTCGTAGCGGTTTGTCCGACCAACAGAAATGATCGTTACGCTGCAATCAAAAA GCTCTGCTGTGTCGAAGCTCCCGTACGATCGCAAGTGATAGTTAcgaaaactatttcacgaagtgACAAGTTGAAAAGCGTTTCGGAAAAAATAGCTCTACAGCTAAACTGCAAACTGGGTGGGGCACTCTGGGCCCTTGAAATTCCTTTC AAAAACTGTATGATTTGCGGCGTTGACGTTTACCACGCTGGGCCTGGAGAAAAATCCAAGGGAAGTGTCGCTGCCTTTGTCGCGAGTACCGACAAATCGTTGACGTCGTGGTACAGCCGAATTTGCCTTCAACGCCCTAATCAGGAATTGGTTGACTTGCTCAAAATATGTCTTGTCGCCGCTATCAAAGCATATAGTAAG ATCAATGGGTGCAATCCGCAAAGGATATTTATTTATCGAGATGGAGTCGGCGATGGGCAGCTCGACATTGTGGCAAATTACGAGGTTAAACAACTATTGGATGCTTTCACGTCTATTGATTCAACGTATCAGCCAAAACTCACTTTCATTGTTGTGCAGAAACGTATCAACACTCGCCTATTGGCTGTTGTA cgcGGCAGAATGGAAAATCCATCACCGGGGACGATAGTTGACAGTATGGTAACTCGTCGTAATTGGTACGATTTTTTCTTGGTCCCGCAAACGTCGCATCAGGGAACGGTATCACCAACCCATTACATCGTGATTTATGATGCGGCGGAGATGAAAGCCGATTACATCCAGCGTCTTTCGTTTAAACTGTGCCATTTGTATTACAATTGGCCAGGAACTGTAAGAGTTCCGGCTCCGTGCCAGTACGCACATAAACTTGCGTACCTAGTGGGTCAGAGTATTGGAACGCAGCCTTCCGACAGTCTAGCAAATTCTCTTTACTATCTTTAA
- the LOC122413311 gene encoding protein dj-1beta-like, whose product MMKIHFNKLRSYVTVSFSSSVILPRKYFNGGGISSITTAQKNYLHWSAANIKSRPLFPETRQFCLYFLFKSSFKSFISLAGETMATKSAILLLADGAEEMEAVITADVLRRAGIDVMIASITGNESVKCSRNVTIVADAKFDAAIKDRKYDVVILPGGLEGSKALAKSTEVGTLLKAQEKENRIIAAICAAPTALKAHGIAKGKKITSYPSMKEQLTEDYQYLSEKVVVDGNLITSQGPATAYNFGLAIVEKLLNKETALKVASGLLFGDYK is encoded by the exons atgatgaaaattcatttcaataaattaagATCGTATGTGACAGTGAGTTTCTCATCATCGGTGATTCTTCCTCGTAAATATTTCAACGGTGGGGGGATCAGCTCGATCACAACAgcgcaaaaaaattatctgcACTGGTCTGCTGCAAACATCAAATCGCGACCGCTTTTTCCAGAAACTCGCCAATTTTGTCTGTATTTCTTGTTTAAAAGTTCATTCAAATCTTTTATATCACTCGCCGGTGAGACAATGGCAACGAAAAGTGCCATTTTACTACTGGCTGACGGTGCTGAAGAAATGGAAGCAGTTATAACTGCCGATGTTTTACGTCGAGCCGGT ATTGATGTTATGATTGCCAGCATCACTGGAAATGAATCTGTAAAATGCAGTCGAAATGTTACCATAGTAGCTGATGCCAAGTTCGATGCAGCGATAAAGGATAGAAAATACGATGTTGTTATTCTCCCTGGTGGTCTAGAAGGATCCAAAGCCCTTGCTaaa TCTACAGAAGTAGGGACTCTCCTAAAAGCTCAAGAAAAGGAAAATCGCATTATCGCTGCAATTTGTGCAGCACCAACTGCTTTGAAAGCTCATGGAATtgcaaaaggaaaaaaaataacgtcaTATCCATCTATGAAGGAGCAATTAACCGAGGATTACCAATACTTGTCTGAAAAAGTTGTAGTTGATG GTAATTTGATTACTAGCCAAGGACCAGCTACTGCTTACAACTTTGGACTAgcaatcgttgaaaaattattgaataaagaaACAGCGCTAAAAGTGGCCTCAGGTCTACTGTTCGGAGATTATAAGTAA
- the Herp gene encoding homocysteine-responsive endoplasmic reticulum-resident ubiquitin-like domain member 2 protein translates to MEPTRYGNSDDNHVKLIVKAPNQEIQDQIIECTLEWTVARLKDHLFQVYPTKPKVEEQNIILMGRLLNDSMILRDVLHPEHSMESNLLIIHLVCRNDERTSLPDQEKSCGSNDSVDTNSEGSAHVTAGSRFVEPSVLEQYYSQLSKQQIAWMQQAYAHYFTRYMQIMAAQGIQVESNPMFMQTNDNTRATESMYNNVNITANNHNNIQNNNEVDQRPELARIGGGLVGQPEADANNDNNNGPANDAAALNRDWLDIFDMLSRIVVLSSIVYFYSSPSRFLVVTFLGFAIYLIQGGFFRAQPGFLPAENNNARIPNNNNQVRQNDAAPPAEQAPTPIHRVQPTLVSGGDEQAETRTNLNEENERPGAWAFTWTFFSSFFASLIPDQPNVI, encoded by the exons ATGGAACCAACGAGATACGGAAATAGTGACGATAACCATGTCAAGCTCATTGTAAAAGCCCCAAATCAGGAAATCCAAGATCAAATCATTGAGTGTACACTCGAATGGACTGTCGCCAGACTCAAGGATCATCTTTTTCAAGTTTATCCAACCAAACCC AAAGTAGAAGAGCAAAACATAATATTGATGGGCCGACTACTCAACGACTCAATGATATTGAGAGATGTTTTGCATCCAGAGCACAGCATGGAAagcaatttattaataattcatttaGTATGTAGAAATGATGAGCGAACATCATTGCCAGATCAAGAGAAGTCATGTGGAAGTAACGATTCGGTGGACACCAATAGCGAAGGTTCAGCACATGTTACGGCAGGATCGAGATTCGTCGAACCTTCGGTGCTAGAGCAATATTACAGTCAGCTTAGCAAACAACAAATAGCATGGATGCAACAAGCGTACGCGCATTATTTCACCCGGTATATGCAAAT TATGGCTGCTCAAGGGATACAAGTCGAAAGCAATCCAATGTTCATGCAGACCAATGATAACACCAGAGCAACCGAAAGCATGTACAATAATGTTAACATAACGGCAAACAACCACAACAATATTCAAAACAATAACGAAGTCGATCAGCGTCCAGAACTCGCTCGAATTGGAGGTGGCCTTGTTGGTCAACCTGAAGCAGATGCCAACAATGATAATAACAATGGGCCGGCAAATGATGCTGCCGCTCTGAATCGTGATTGGCTCGATATATTCGACATGCTTTCCAGGATTGTTGTTCTTTCGAGCATcgtgtatttttattcttcgccCTCTCGTTTTCTCGTAGTGACTTTTCTCGGATTCGCCATTTATCT AATTCAAGGTGGATTCTTCAGAGCTCAACCCGGTTTCCTTCCTGCTGAAAATAACAATGCCCGGATTCCGAATAACAATAATCAAGTTCGGCAAAATGATGCTGCTCCACCTGCTGAACAAGCCCCAACGCCGATTCATCGAGTACAACCGACTTTGGTTTCCGGTGGTGATGAGCAAGCGGAAACGAGGACGAATTTGAACGAGGAAAACGAGAGGCCTGGTGCTTGGGCTTTTACTTGGACATTTTTCAGTTCCTTCTTCGCGTCGCTTATACCTGATCAACCGAACGTTATTTAA